The following are encoded in a window of Corynebacterium marinum DSM 44953 genomic DNA:
- the thyX gene encoding FAD-dependent thymidylate synthase yields the protein MAKPVELQVQLIAATRFTPPPGVDWAADATATDAEALVEFAGRACYESFGKPNPRTAANDAYLRHIMEVGHTALLEHATATLYIRGISRSATHELVRHRHFSFSQLSQRFVHTNEAEVVLPKLIADDPQLSELMLRAVDESRFVYQELLDALEERLSDEPNALLRKKQARQAARSVLPNATESRIVVTGNYRAWRHFIGARATEHADVEIRALAVACLRLLVEQSPVLFADFQISRLSDGTEMAVSPYATEF from the coding sequence GTGGCGAAACCTGTCGAGCTCCAGGTCCAGCTGATCGCGGCCACCCGCTTCACCCCGCCCCCCGGGGTGGACTGGGCCGCCGACGCCACCGCCACCGACGCGGAGGCGCTCGTCGAGTTCGCGGGCCGCGCCTGCTACGAATCCTTCGGCAAGCCCAACCCGCGCACCGCGGCGAACGACGCCTACCTCCGCCACATCATGGAGGTCGGGCACACCGCGCTTCTCGAGCACGCCACCGCGACGCTCTACATCCGCGGCATCTCCCGCTCCGCCACCCATGAGCTGGTCCGCCATCGGCACTTCAGCTTCTCCCAGCTCTCCCAGCGTTTCGTCCACACCAACGAGGCCGAGGTGGTGCTGCCCAAGCTCATCGCCGACGACCCGCAGCTGTCCGAGCTGATGTTGCGGGCGGTCGACGAATCACGCTTCGTCTACCAGGAGCTTCTCGACGCCCTCGAGGAAAGGCTCTCCGACGAGCCCAACGCGCTGCTGCGCAAGAAACAGGCCCGCCAGGCCGCGCGCAGCGTGCTGCCCAACGCCACCGAATCCCGCATCGTCGTCACCGGCAACTACCGCGCCTGGCGGCACTTCATCGGGGCACGCGCCACCGAGCACGCCGACGTGGAGATCCGCGCCCTCGCGGTCGCCTGCCTGCGGCTGCTGGTGGAGCAGTCCCCGGTGCTGTTCGCGGACTTCCAG